A genomic window from Gossypium hirsutum isolate 1008001.06 chromosome D10, Gossypium_hirsutum_v2.1, whole genome shotgun sequence includes:
- the LOC107941809 gene encoding GDSL esterase/lipase At1g29660, which yields MEKWYGVSGLVLVLSLFFGVKGEPQVPCYFIFGDSLVDNGNNNELRSLARADYLPYGIDFANGPTGRFSNGRTTVDVIAELLGFDDYIPPYSTASGRQILGGVNYASAAAGIREETGQQLGARISFSGQVKNYQQTVQQVVNVLGDEDSAANYLRQCIYSIGLGSNDYLNNYFMPLYYSTSRQYSPEEYANSLIQEYTEQLQALYNYGARKFVLIGLGQIGCSPNELAQNSGDGRTCVERINAANRIFNNKLRGLVDQFNNANSDAKFIYINAYGIFQDITSNPAAYGFKVTNAGCCGVGRNNGQITCLPFQTPCQNRDEYLFWDAFHPSEAANVIIGRRSYSAQSPTDAYPIDIRRLAQL from the exons ATGGAGAAATGGTATGGGGTTTCAGGGCTGGTGTTGGTTTTGAGTTTGTTCTTTGGGGTTAAAGGAGAACCCCAAGTCCCATGTTACTTCATTTTTGGAGATTCATTGGTAGATAATGGGAACAATAATGAACTTCGTTCATTGGCTAGAGCTGATTACTTGCCTTATGGGATTGACTTTGCTAATGGACCGACCGGCCGGTTTTCGAACGGTCGAACTACGGTGGATGTCATAG CTGAACTTTTGGGGTTTGACGATTACATCCCTCCATACTCAACTGCAAGTGGTAGACAAATACTGGGAGGAGTTAACTATGCATCTGCTGCTGCTGGAATCAGAGAAGAAACTGGACAACAACTG GGAGCTCGGATTAGTTTCAGTGGGCAAGTCAAAAATTACCAACAAACAGTTCAACAAGTGGTGAACGTGCTTGGAGATGAAGACAGTGCAGCAAATTACTTAAGGCAGTGTATTTATTCAATTGGATTGGGAAGCAACGATTACCTTAACAACTATTTCATGCCCCTTTACTACTCAACCAGTAGACAATATAGTCCCGAGGAATATGCCAATTCTCTGATTCAAGAGTACACTGAGCAGCTTCag GCATTATACAACTATGGGGCAAGGAAGTTTGTGTTGATAGGTTTGGGTCAGATCGGTTGCAGTCCAAATGAATTGGCTCAAAACAGTGGAGATGGTCGAACATGTGTGGAGAGAATCAATGCTGCCAATAGGATTTTCAATAACAAGCTTAGGGGTCTTGTCGATCAATTCAATAACGCCAATTCTGATGCTAAATTCATCTACATTAACGCCTATGGAATTTTCCAAGACATCACCAGCAACCCTGCAGCTTACG GTTTTAAGGTGACAAATGCAGGATGTTGTGGAGTGGGGAGGAACAATGGGCAAATAACATGCTTGCCATTCCAAACACCATGCCAGAACAGGGATGAGTACTTGTTTTGGGATGCATTTCATCCAAGTGAGGCTGCCAATGTGATCATTGGGAGGAGATCCTACAGCGCTCAATCTCCTACCGATGCTTACCCCATTGATATCCGCCGTCTTGCTCAGCTCTGA